The genomic window CTGCAAGGTCTCTAAGACATATGCAGTTTTTTTATTTTAAGCCCTTTGCAAACTCCCACATCACGATTCCGCCGCATACGCTTACATTTAAAGAATGCTTGGTCCCAAGCTGCGGAATTTCAATAAAAGAATCGATATTGGGTAAGGCTTCATCGCTGATTCCTTCTACTTCATTTCCTAAAATCACCGCATATTTTTTAGTTTTATCAACCGTAAAATCGGTGATCATTTTACTGTTGGAAGTCTGTTCGATGCCGATGATTTCAAAACCCTGAGATTTTAAATCGCCAATGGTACTGTTGATATCGTTTTCATAGCTCCAGTCTACACTT from Chryseobacterium sp. SORGH_AS_0447 includes these protein-coding regions:
- a CDS encoding RNA methyltransferase, whose translation is MVHKLKLEELNRIDVETFKSTEKIPLIVILDNIRSMHNVGATFRTADAFLIEKIILCGITPQPPHREIHKAALGATESVDWSYENDINSTIGDLKSQGFEIIGIEQTSNSKMITDFTVDKTKKYAVILGNEVEGISDEALPNIDSFIEIPQLGTKHSLNVSVCGGIVMWEFAKGLK